One genomic window of Vibrio parahaemolyticus includes the following:
- a CDS encoding methyl-accepting chemotaxis protein gives MKMSVRKKLYASFGAILATMLVMIAIITFEVINSHKVAQEVRTDDVPETIGYMALIDEAGDIYRDAVGMIINTSGAQREYQSNKKEFASALADVQRLETAGGEDYRNIEKIEQLMANFTSSFESQIQPNIGHRSLEENVEQVRQLYEVNLAPIEDMLNAATAEGRQSTHDALLQLTDSFNDIENTIYALGTLAAIATVFIAYWLSNSITGRLTALDTLAQRVAEGDLTASPIKDESGDELSNLATSLNKMQASLTGLIGSISVVSEEVKSVTSELSVVSQDIVSGASSQADKANLIATAAEELSLTISQVAEQGASTFEEARKSEATAEQGRTVIVEMVESIQQVSKQMADMSVQMNHLGAHGEKIGAVIKVIEDIAEQTNLLALNAAIEAARAGEFGRGFAVVADEVRALAERTTKATQEVGEIIQAIQVGTQEAVTYTEDGCRLVEIGVSQSSGAVESLEEIVAGAGHVQSMVNSIATAAEEQTAVTKEIAADITSISDISVRSLQLANDSSQSVEGLNRKVHELETLVGKFKLA, from the coding sequence GTGAAAATGTCAGTTCGTAAAAAGTTATATGCGAGCTTTGGTGCCATTTTGGCAACCATGTTGGTGATGATCGCGATTATTACGTTTGAAGTGATTAATTCACATAAAGTGGCACAAGAAGTCAGAACAGACGACGTCCCAGAGACCATTGGATACATGGCTTTGATCGATGAAGCTGGGGATATTTATCGAGATGCTGTCGGTATGATCATCAATACCAGTGGTGCACAACGTGAATATCAATCGAACAAGAAAGAGTTTGCCTCTGCGTTGGCTGATGTACAACGTCTTGAAACCGCTGGTGGAGAAGACTATCGCAATATCGAAAAAATTGAGCAGCTTATGGCGAATTTTACGTCGAGCTTTGAGAGCCAAATTCAGCCGAATATTGGGCATCGCAGTTTAGAAGAAAACGTTGAGCAAGTCCGTCAGTTGTACGAGGTGAATCTAGCTCCAATTGAAGACATGCTCAATGCGGCAACGGCAGAAGGCCGCCAAAGCACACATGATGCGCTTCTCCAATTGACCGATTCATTCAACGATATTGAGAACACCATTTACGCGCTAGGTACGCTTGCGGCGATCGCAACAGTGTTTATTGCATACTGGTTGTCTAATTCAATCACAGGGCGTTTGACCGCACTGGATACTTTGGCACAACGTGTGGCGGAAGGTGATTTGACAGCTTCTCCTATCAAAGACGAATCGGGTGATGAGCTTTCTAACTTAGCGACCTCTTTAAATAAAATGCAGGCATCTCTAACGGGGTTGATTGGCTCTATTTCAGTCGTGTCTGAAGAAGTTAAGTCGGTCACGAGTGAGCTGTCTGTTGTTAGCCAAGACATTGTTTCTGGTGCGAGTAGCCAAGCCGACAAAGCGAACCTCATCGCAACGGCAGCAGAAGAGCTGAGTTTGACCATTTCACAAGTGGCGGAACAAGGTGCGTCTACGTTTGAAGAAGCTCGTAAATCAGAAGCCACAGCCGAGCAAGGTCGTACGGTCATTGTTGAAATGGTAGAGAGCATTCAACAGGTATCGAAGCAAATGGCGGACATGTCGGTTCAGATGAATCACCTTGGTGCTCATGGCGAGAAAATTGGCGCAGTCATTAAAGTGATTGAAGACATCGCAGAGCAAACTAACTTGCTTGCGTTAAACGCGGCAATTGAAGCTGCACGTGCGGGTGAGTTTGGTCGCGGGTTTGCGGTTGTGGCTGATGAAGTCCGTGCACTTGCTGAGCGTACGACGAAAGCAACACAAGAAGTAGGCGAGATTATCCAAGCGATTCAAGTTGGCACGCAAGAAGCCGTGACTTACACCGAAGATGGTTGCCGTTTGGTGGAAATTGGTGTTAGCCAAAGCTCGGGAGCGGTGGAATCATTGGAAGAAATCGTTGCTGGTGCAGGGCACGTGCAAAGCATGGTGAACTCTATTGCGACCGCAGCCGAAGAGCAAACTGCGGTGACAAAAGAAATTGCCGCAGATATTACGTCGATCAGCGACATTTCGGTTCGCTCACTGCAACTAGCGAATGACAGCTCACAAAGCGTAGAAGGTTTGAACCGCAAGGTACACGAGTTGGAAACACTAGTGGGTAAGTTTAAGCTCGCCTAA
- a CDS encoding esterase/lipase family protein, translating to MKLKLIAVLLFTLITLPIASANAATGYTQTKYPIVLVHGLFGFDSLAGVDYFFGIPHSLTKDGATVYVAQVSATNSSEARGEQLLSQVETLLAATGASKVNLIGHSHGGPTARYVASVRPDLVASVTSIGGVNKGSKVADLVRGTVPEGSGTEQLAVKLAQGLTTLINLLSGGSDLDQDPLASLAALTTEGSLAFNQHYPEGIPTSECGDGDLLAPNGVYYYSWTGSSTFSNVFDPTDAAMMVLGLAFDGPNDGLVGACSTHLGKVIRDDYKMNHLDEINGLLGIHHLFETDPVTLYRQHANRLKLQGL from the coding sequence TTGAAACTCAAACTCATAGCAGTGTTGCTTTTTACTCTAATTACCCTGCCGATTGCTTCAGCCAACGCCGCAACTGGCTATACGCAAACCAAATACCCCATTGTGTTGGTTCATGGTTTGTTCGGCTTTGACTCGCTGGCTGGCGTGGATTATTTCTTTGGTATCCCTCACTCATTAACCAAAGATGGCGCTACAGTTTATGTGGCACAAGTTTCCGCGACAAACAGTAGCGAAGCCCGCGGTGAGCAGCTTCTTTCTCAAGTCGAAACCTTACTCGCCGCCACAGGTGCTAGCAAAGTGAACCTCATTGGTCACAGCCATGGTGGCCCAACAGCGCGTTATGTAGCCTCTGTACGCCCTGATTTAGTGGCTTCTGTCACCAGTATCGGCGGAGTGAACAAAGGCTCAAAAGTCGCAGACTTAGTACGCGGCACTGTTCCAGAAGGCTCGGGGACAGAACAGTTAGCCGTTAAACTCGCGCAGGGGTTAACCACTCTGATCAATCTGCTTTCAGGTGGTTCAGATCTTGATCAAGATCCACTGGCTTCCTTAGCCGCATTAACGACGGAAGGCTCGCTAGCTTTTAACCAACACTACCCTGAAGGCATTCCAACCAGCGAATGTGGCGACGGTGATTTGCTGGCACCGAACGGTGTGTATTACTACTCATGGACCGGATCATCCACTTTTTCCAACGTTTTCGATCCGACAGACGCAGCCATGATGGTACTCGGCTTGGCATTCGATGGGCCAAACGATGGGCTCGTTGGCGCATGCAGCACTCATTTAGGAAAAGTCATTCGTGATGATTACAAAATGAATCACTTGGACGAAATTAACGGTTTACTCGGTATCCACCATCTTTTTGAAACCGACCCCGTCACGCTGTATCGCCAGCATGCGAATCGTTTGAAACTGCAAGGACTGTAA
- a CDS encoding TIGR01621 family pseudouridine synthase, whose product MFDILHTHPDFLIINKHPNVSVHKDDGDTMLLQEVAKQSGDEQLYLIHRLDKMTSGILLLGRNAKAASALSQAFADRQVEKFYLAIGAKKPKKKQGWVIGDMERSRRSSWKLVNSKNNPAVTQFFSLTAEPGERLFLCKPHTGKTHQIRVALKSVGSGIVGDPIYNAGNEADRGYLHAFSLCFQYRDEQYRFVCDPREYQVLGNKWHSEIVSQGLDTWLSPWELNWPTIK is encoded by the coding sequence ATGTTCGATATTCTACATACCCATCCCGATTTTCTGATCATCAATAAGCATCCCAACGTCTCTGTTCATAAAGACGATGGCGACACAATGCTGTTGCAAGAAGTGGCTAAGCAGAGTGGTGATGAGCAGCTCTATCTTATCCATCGCTTGGATAAAATGACGTCGGGTATTCTGCTCCTCGGACGCAACGCCAAAGCGGCCAGTGCGTTATCGCAAGCCTTTGCTGACCGCCAAGTGGAAAAGTTCTATCTGGCGATTGGCGCTAAAAAGCCGAAAAAGAAACAAGGTTGGGTGATAGGTGATATGGAGCGTTCGCGCCGTTCATCATGGAAGCTGGTCAACAGCAAAAACAACCCAGCCGTCACCCAGTTTTTCTCTCTTACGGCAGAGCCCGGAGAGCGCCTATTTTTATGTAAGCCACACACTGGTAAAACGCATCAAATCCGCGTGGCATTAAAATCGGTTGGCTCAGGTATTGTTGGCGACCCGATTTACAATGCAGGCAATGAGGCTGATCGCGGTTACCTGCATGCATTTTCACTTTGCTTCCAATACCGAGATGAGCAATATCGCTTTGTTTGCGATCCACGAGAATACCAAGTGCTGGGTAACAAATGGCACAGTGAAATCGTCTCTCAGGGTTTGGATACTTGGCTTTCCCCTTGGGAACTGAACTGGCCTACGATCAAAT
- the cls gene encoding cardiolipin synthase, giving the protein MDKFYHFLTLTGIGLYWFLVAGVTLRVVLKRRAVSVSLAWLMIIYILPVLGVACYFLFGELNLGRKRAERAKEMFTPFAKWFSQLNDCHAHMPETMGRHIYRIDELCNNRLGLPALSGNTLSLQQSPDEILHSIIEDIENAKTSIRMVFYIWHPGGLADSVASALIQASKRGVDVKLLLDSAGSPRFFRSPWYKMMKDSGIEVIQALEVKMWRMFLRRLDLRQHRKIIVIDDEIAYTGSMNLVDPAYFKQSSGVGRWIDIMVRVTGPTVNVLSAIHCWDWEVETGERYLPKLPECKIDNSKYQHPIQVVPSGPGMPEYLIYQVLTLAINQANRSVRITTPYFVPNTDLLETLKMTAQRGIDVELIIPHKNDSLMVQWASRAFYSELLAAGVKIYEFYGGLLHTKSVVIDDQFCLVGTVNMDMRSLWLNFEVTLAVDDEEFTKQLSWLQDGYIKQSHPVVLDEWEKRSLYSRFLERVFYLFNPLL; this is encoded by the coding sequence ATGGACAAGTTCTATCATTTTCTTACTCTTACTGGCATTGGACTGTATTGGTTCTTAGTTGCTGGTGTTACTTTACGCGTTGTTTTGAAGCGTCGTGCGGTGAGCGTGTCTTTAGCTTGGCTAATGATCATCTATATCCTTCCCGTGCTTGGCGTTGCGTGCTATTTCCTATTTGGTGAGCTGAACTTAGGCAGAAAACGAGCTGAACGAGCAAAAGAGATGTTTACCCCTTTTGCCAAGTGGTTTAGTCAACTCAATGATTGCCACGCACACATGCCTGAAACCATGGGTCGCCATATCTACCGCATCGATGAACTGTGTAACAACCGTCTTGGGCTACCTGCTCTGAGCGGGAATACTCTGTCCTTGCAACAATCTCCTGATGAAATTCTGCACTCCATCATCGAAGACATCGAGAATGCCAAAACGAGCATTCGAATGGTGTTCTACATTTGGCACCCAGGCGGCTTGGCCGATTCGGTAGCATCCGCTCTTATCCAAGCATCTAAACGTGGTGTGGATGTGAAGCTACTACTGGACTCTGCGGGTAGCCCACGCTTCTTCAGAAGTCCTTGGTACAAAATGATGAAAGATTCGGGTATCGAGGTTATTCAGGCACTCGAAGTGAAGATGTGGCGTATGTTCTTACGTCGTCTTGATCTTCGCCAGCACCGTAAAATCATCGTCATTGATGATGAAATCGCCTATACAGGATCAATGAACCTTGTCGATCCTGCATACTTTAAACAGAGCAGCGGCGTTGGGCGTTGGATCGATATCATGGTGCGAGTTACAGGGCCAACCGTAAACGTACTGAGTGCGATTCACTGCTGGGACTGGGAAGTAGAAACGGGCGAACGTTATCTGCCGAAGTTGCCGGAGTGCAAAATTGACAACAGCAAATACCAACATCCGATTCAGGTGGTTCCATCTGGTCCCGGCATGCCAGAGTATTTGATTTATCAAGTGCTTACTTTGGCAATTAACCAAGCCAATCGTTCGGTACGAATCACAACACCGTATTTTGTACCTAATACCGACTTGCTTGAGACGTTAAAAATGACGGCGCAGCGCGGTATTGATGTTGAGCTGATCATACCGCACAAAAATGACTCACTTATGGTTCAGTGGGCATCGCGCGCTTTCTACAGCGAACTTTTGGCCGCTGGCGTGAAAATTTACGAGTTCTATGGTGGCTTGCTGCACACCAAATCGGTCGTTATCGACGACCAGTTCTGTTTGGTTGGTACGGTGAATATGGACATGCGCAGCCTGTGGCTGAACTTTGAAGTCACTCTGGCTGTCGACGATGAAGAGTTCACCAAGCAATTGTCATGGTTGCAAGATGGTTATATCAAGCAATCTCATCCTGTCGTTTTGGACGAGTGGGAAAAACGTAGCCTTTATTCTCGTTTCCTTGAGCGTGTGTTCTACCTCTTCAACCCATTGCTCTAA
- a CDS encoding cystathionine beta-lyase has protein sequence MSEGKKTKLITAGRDKKWTNGVVNPPVQRASTVVFNTVAEKNQAAINRANKTLFYGRRGTNTHFAFQDAMVEIEGGAGCALYPCGTAAISNAILSFVEAGDHILMVDTCYEPTRDFCNVIMKKMGVETTYYDPMIGENIRDLIQPNTKILFLESPGSITMEVQDVPTMARIAHEHDIIVMLDNTWGAGVNFSPFEHGVDISIQAATKYIVGHSDVMLGTAVASEKYWDQLREQSYLMGQCVSPDDAYLGLRGIRTLDVRLRQHAENSLKVAQWLASRPEVDHVRHPALETCPGHEFFERDFTGGNGLFSFVLKTSYPKATTALLDGMKHFSMGYSWGGYESLILANEPRSFNSLRTVANPNFEGTLIRIHVGLEDVEDLIADLEAGFARYNALMLEKEVSLK, from the coding sequence ATGTCAGAGGGCAAAAAGACCAAACTCATTACCGCAGGCCGCGATAAGAAGTGGACCAACGGCGTGGTAAACCCGCCAGTACAACGCGCTTCTACTGTCGTGTTTAATACTGTTGCAGAGAAAAACCAAGCCGCAATAAACCGCGCAAACAAAACGCTGTTTTACGGGCGTCGTGGTACTAACACTCACTTTGCTTTTCAAGATGCAATGGTCGAGATCGAAGGCGGCGCGGGTTGTGCTCTTTACCCTTGTGGAACGGCAGCCATTTCTAACGCGATCCTTTCTTTCGTCGAAGCTGGCGACCATATTTTGATGGTTGATACGTGTTACGAACCAACGCGTGATTTCTGCAACGTGATAATGAAAAAGATGGGCGTAGAAACCACTTACTACGATCCGATGATCGGCGAAAACATTCGTGATTTGATTCAACCAAACACCAAAATACTGTTTCTTGAATCGCCGGGGTCAATCACGATGGAAGTTCAAGACGTTCCAACCATGGCGCGCATCGCTCACGAGCACGATATCATTGTGATGCTCGATAACACGTGGGGCGCAGGCGTGAACTTCTCACCTTTCGAGCATGGCGTGGACATTTCTATTCAAGCGGCGACAAAGTACATCGTTGGACACTCTGACGTCATGCTCGGCACCGCAGTAGCGTCTGAGAAATACTGGGATCAGCTTCGCGAACAAAGCTACCTGATGGGTCAATGCGTTTCTCCTGATGACGCTTACCTTGGCCTACGAGGCATTCGCACTTTGGATGTTCGCTTACGCCAGCACGCTGAAAACAGTTTGAAAGTCGCACAGTGGTTGGCAAGCCGCCCTGAAGTGGATCATGTTCGTCACCCTGCCCTAGAGACTTGCCCTGGTCATGAGTTCTTTGAGCGTGATTTTACTGGCGGCAATGGCTTGTTCTCATTTGTGCTGAAAACCTCGTATCCAAAAGCGACCACAGCTTTGCTTGATGGCATGAAACACTTCAGCATGGGTTACTCTTGGGGTGGTTATGAGAGTTTGATTTTGGCTAACGAACCTCGCAGCTTTAACAGCTTACGCACGGTCGCCAATCCGAACTTTGAAGGCACTCTGATTCGTATTCATGTGGGCTTGGAAGATGTTGAAGACTTAATCGCCGATTTAGAAGCCGGATTTGCTCGATACAACGCCCTAATGCTTGAAAAAGAAGTCTCTCTGAAATAA
- a CDS encoding sodium-dependent transporter: MATTNTAAPRDTWGSKLGFVMAAAGSAVGLGNIWKFPYTAGESGGGAFVAIYLFFVIFIGFSVMLTEFAIGRKTGLSAVGAFKSTDRRWTFTGVIGVFSGLLIMGFYPVVGGWALAYIFKVGGGLLSTPEAIGDSFGGFISDPLQPLFWMGVYLFLNVLIVMKGISGGIEKAGKVLMPLLFIILIIVSVKGLMLPGAMAGLEFLFMPDFSKVDSNVVLAALGQAFFSLSLGMGCMMTYGSYLKKKENLVQTTGMVTAMDTGVAILAGVAMFPAMFAFGMEPAAGPGLVFVVVPQLFAEMGGVIGLLLALLFFIGLTVAALTSSVSLLEVVVSYLIDEKGMKRSNAVVSASVVMASLCVFASLSLGGMGPTLFGTGAFDIFDLLTDKIFLAVGGMLVCIFAGWRLNRAELEKEITNDGEVSFPLFGLWYNLVKYVIPVAIAIVAFMGIKSGFDSGKGEIMVLGIAIIGFAGLLSKKL; encoded by the coding sequence GTGGCTACAACTAATACAGCAGCACCACGTGATACGTGGGGGTCTAAATTAGGCTTCGTAATGGCAGCAGCGGGTTCCGCTGTTGGTTTGGGTAACATCTGGAAGTTCCCGTACACAGCAGGTGAGAGTGGCGGCGGTGCGTTCGTTGCGATCTACCTTTTCTTTGTTATTTTTATCGGTTTTAGCGTCATGCTTACTGAGTTCGCTATTGGTCGTAAGACAGGTCTATCAGCAGTAGGCGCATTTAAATCCACTGACCGACGCTGGACGTTCACCGGCGTGATTGGTGTATTTAGTGGGCTACTTATCATGGGTTTTTACCCTGTCGTAGGTGGTTGGGCGTTAGCGTACATTTTTAAAGTCGGTGGTGGTCTACTAAGTACGCCAGAGGCAATCGGTGACAGCTTTGGTGGTTTCATTTCTGATCCGCTACAACCGCTGTTCTGGATGGGTGTGTACCTTTTCCTCAACGTACTGATCGTAATGAAAGGTATTTCTGGCGGTATCGAAAAAGCGGGTAAAGTTCTTATGCCGCTGCTGTTCATCATCTTGATCATCGTATCGGTGAAAGGTTTGATGCTTCCAGGTGCGATGGCAGGTCTTGAGTTCTTGTTCATGCCAGACTTCTCAAAAGTAGACAGTAACGTGGTACTTGCAGCATTAGGTCAGGCGTTCTTCTCATTGAGTCTTGGTATGGGTTGTATGATGACTTATGGCTCTTACTTGAAGAAGAAAGAGAACCTCGTTCAAACAACAGGCATGGTTACGGCAATGGATACCGGCGTAGCGATCCTTGCTGGTGTCGCGATGTTCCCTGCAATGTTTGCTTTCGGCATGGAACCAGCTGCAGGCCCAGGTCTGGTGTTCGTCGTTGTCCCTCAATTATTCGCGGAAATGGGCGGTGTGATTGGTTTGCTACTTGCGCTTCTGTTCTTCATCGGATTAACGGTAGCGGCGCTTACCTCTTCGGTTTCATTGTTAGAAGTAGTGGTTTCTTACCTTATCGATGAGAAAGGCATGAAACGTTCTAACGCAGTAGTTTCAGCAAGTGTCGTGATGGCATCACTTTGTGTCTTTGCATCGCTTTCGCTAGGCGGTATGGGACCAACGCTATTTGGTACTGGCGCATTCGATATCTTCGACCTACTGACAGACAAAATCTTCCTAGCGGTTGGGGGGATGTTGGTATGTATCTTTGCTGGCTGGCGCTTAAATCGTGCAGAGCTTGAAAAAGAAATCACGAATGATGGCGAAGTATCATTCCCACTATTTGGCTTATGGTACAACCTCGTTAAATACGTCATTCCGGTAGCGATTGCTATTGTTGCCTTCATGGGCATTAAGTCTGGCTTCGATAGCGGCAAAGGCGAAATCATGGTTTTAGGTATCGCGATTATTGGTTTTGCAGGATTACTTTCGAAGAAACTGTAA